Proteins from a genomic interval of Lolium perenne isolate Kyuss_39 chromosome 1, Kyuss_2.0, whole genome shotgun sequence:
- the LOC127305184 gene encoding uncharacterized protein, with translation MSPPRSSSPQRGPPPCALFWPERRWSPPLHEPPRPATSSSHVSASSARPFCARPPPPHALLRLVCHVRAAMASPSPTSPTDAMASPSPTSPTAAASSCTCRRFLALLLYLTVFLHKHVLDHQRLCLRVSDSALTMRLSAASLLCRRCSQSEQYHASTAMYDAAPLPCNSNSNLVFEDANLATSPSSAANASPPSYKMTSHRDPTLTPYPSAPSRWPSVRTLGSLRR, from the exons ATGTCACCGCCTCGCTCCTCCTCGCCTCAACGCGGACCTCCTCCATGTGCTCTGTTCTGGCCCGAGCGCCGATGGTCACCGCCGCTCCATGAGCCTCCTCGACCCGCCACGTCCTCTAGCCACGTCTCTGCCTCATCCGCGCGGCCCTTCTGCGctcggccgccgcctcctcatgctctgcttcGCCTCGTGTGCCACGTgcgcgccgccatggcctcgCCGTCCCCGACCTCGCCAACCGACGCCATGGCCTCGCCGTCCCCGACCTCGccaaccgccgccgcctcctcatgCACCTGCCGTCGTTTCCTGGCTCTACTCCTCTACCTCACGGTGTTCCTGCACAAGCACGTCCTCGACCACCAACGCCTCTGCTTGCGCGTCTCTGATTCGGCCTTGACCATGCGTTTGTCCGCGGCCTCGTTGCTCTGCCGGCGCTGCTCACAGAG CGAGCAGTACCATGCCTCCACCGCCATGTACGATGCAGCTCCTCTTCCGTGTAACAGCAACAGTAACCTGGTGTTTGAAGATGCAAACCTGGCAACATCACCATCAAGCGCAGCCAACGCCAGTCCTCCATCA TACAAAATGACATCCCACCGGGATCCCACCTTGACACCCTATCCATCAGCTCCATCCCGGTGGCCCAGCGTGCGAACCTTAGGCTCGCTAAGGAGATGA